A single window of Dysgonomonadaceae bacterium PH5-43 DNA harbors:
- a CDS encoding indolepyruvate ferredoxin oxidoreductase beta subunit (product_source=KO:K00180; cath_funfam=3.40.920.10; cog=COG1014; ko=KO:K00180; pfam=PF01558; superfamily=53323; tigrfam=TIGR03334; transmembrane_helix_parts=Inside_1_4,TMhelix_5_27,Outside_28_187) has protein sequence MKTDIILAGVGGQGILSVAAVIGEAALEDGLYMKQAEVHGMSQRGGDVQSHLRISDKPIASDLIPLGCVDIIISLEPMEALRYLQYLKKDGWVVTNSTPFENIPNYPDFDKLMEAYNALPNKIIIDVDKIAKDLGSARSSNIVLLGAASPYINIAFEKLENGIRDIFSRKGEAVVEANLAALRAGRG, from the coding sequence ATGAAAACAGACATAATATTAGCAGGTGTAGGCGGACAAGGAATACTTTCTGTTGCCGCAGTTATAGGAGAGGCAGCTCTTGAAGATGGTCTTTATATGAAACAGGCAGAAGTACACGGTATGAGTCAAAGAGGCGGAGATGTGCAATCGCATCTACGTATCAGCGACAAGCCAATAGCTTCTGATCTTATACCTCTTGGTTGTGTAGATATTATTATCTCTTTAGAACCAATGGAAGCTTTGCGTTACTTACAATACTTAAAGAAAGATGGTTGGGTGGTAACTAATTCAACACCGTTTGAGAATATTCCTAACTATCCAGATTTTGATAAATTAATGGAAGCTTACAATGCGCTTCCTAATAAAATAATAATAGATGTAGATAAAATAGCCAAAGATTTAGGTTCGGCTCGTTCGAGCAATATAGTATTGCTTGGTGCTGCATCGCCTTATATTAATATCGCTTTTGAAAAGCTTGAAAATGGCATAAGAGATATTTTTAGTCGTAAAGGCGAAGCTGTAGTCGAGGCTAATCTCGCAGCTTTGAGAGCAGGACGAGGCTAA
- a CDS encoding indolepyruvate ferredoxin oxidoreductase alpha subunit (product_source=KO:K00179; cath_funfam=3.40.50.970; cog=COG4231; ko=KO:K00179; pfam=PF01855,PF02775; superfamily=52518; tigrfam=TIGR03336), translating to MKKQLFLGDEAVAQAAIDAGLSGVYSYPGTPSTEITEFIQTSPLAKERNIFSRWCANEKTALETALGMSYAGKRTLSCMKHVGLNVAADAFMNIAMSGINGGMIIVSADDPSMHSSQNEQDNRVYGNFAMIPIFEPSNQQEAYDMIYDGYELSEKLGYPILFRITTRMAHSRAGVVRREVKAQKSISLEENAHLKYILLPVNARRQYKKLLEMQDVFLAESEASPYNKYFDAPDKKLGIVACGIAFNYLQENYPDGFKNPVLKISQYPLPKKQLLKMTEECDEILVLEDGFPVVEEQLKGYLGKGLKIRGRLDGTLNRDGELNPDKVRKALGLDVITHYEIPTVVENRPPALCAGCGHRDVYEALNEVVKEYPTSKVFSDIGCYTLGALPPFRAIESCIDMGASITMAKGASEAGIYPAIAVIGDSTFTHSGMTGLLDCVNSNANVVIIISDNETTAMTGGQDSAATGRIHNICKGIGVAPEHLRAFVPLKKNFEEMKQIIREEIEYKGVSVIVPCRECIQTLKRKAKKK from the coding sequence ATGAAGAAACAATTATTTTTAGGAGATGAAGCTGTTGCTCAGGCTGCTATAGATGCAGGTTTATCAGGCGTGTATTCTTATCCAGGTACTCCCTCGACTGAAATTACTGAGTTTATACAAACTTCACCTTTAGCTAAAGAGAGAAACATCTTCTCGCGTTGGTGTGCAAATGAAAAAACCGCATTAGAAACCGCATTAGGTATGTCGTATGCAGGTAAAAGAACTTTATCGTGTATGAAACACGTTGGACTTAATGTGGCTGCCGATGCTTTTATGAATATTGCCATGTCGGGTATTAATGGAGGTATGATTATAGTTTCTGCCGACGACCCTTCTATGCACTCATCTCAGAATGAACAAGACAACCGTGTGTATGGTAATTTTGCAATGATTCCTATTTTTGAACCTTCGAACCAGCAAGAGGCTTACGATATGATATACGATGGTTACGAACTGTCGGAAAAACTTGGTTATCCTATTCTGTTTCGTATCACTACTCGTATGGCACACTCTCGTGCTGGAGTTGTAAGACGCGAGGTAAAGGCTCAAAAATCTATAAGTCTTGAGGAGAATGCTCATCTTAAATATATATTATTGCCAGTAAATGCTCGCCGACAATATAAAAAACTTCTTGAGATGCAAGATGTGTTTCTTGCCGAATCAGAGGCTTCACCTTATAATAAATACTTCGATGCTCCTGACAAAAAACTTGGTATAGTAGCGTGTGGTATTGCTTTCAATTATTTGCAAGAAAACTATCCTGACGGGTTTAAAAATCCTGTATTAAAGATAAGTCAATATCCACTGCCTAAAAAGCAATTGTTAAAGATGACTGAAGAGTGTGATGAGATATTAGTTCTTGAAGATGGTTTCCCTGTTGTTGAAGAGCAGTTGAAAGGTTATCTTGGTAAAGGGCTTAAAATACGTGGTCGTCTTGATGGTACGCTTAATCGTGATGGAGAACTCAATCCTGATAAAGTTCGTAAGGCTCTTGGTTTAGATGTTATTACTCATTACGAAATTCCTACTGTAGTAGAAAATCGTCCACCTGCTCTATGCGCAGGTTGCGGACACCGTGATGTTTACGAAGCACTTAACGAAGTGGTTAAAGAATACCCTACCTCTAAAGTTTTTAGTGATATAGGATGCTACACACTTGGAGCACTTCCTCCTTTCCGTGCTATTGAGTCTTGTATAGATATGGGAGCTTCGATAACTATGGCAAAGGGAGCTTCTGAGGCAGGTATATATCCTGCAATAGCAGTAATAGGAGATTCTACATTCACTCACTCGGGTATGACTGGTTTACTTGATTGTGTAAACTCAAATGCAAATGTAGTAATAATTATTTCCGACAATGAAACAACAGCAATGACAGGAGGTCAGGATTCGGCTGCTACTGGTCGCATTCACAATATCTGCAAAGGTATAGGCGTAGCACCAGAGCATCTTCGTGCGTTTGTTCCTCTTAAGAAAAACTTTGAAGAGATGAAACAAATTATTAGAGAAGAAATAGAATACAAAGGTGTGTCGGTAATAGTTCCTTGTAGAGAATGTATTCAAACCCTAAAACGTAAAGCAAAAAAGAAATGA
- a CDS encoding endonuclease-3 (product_source=KO:K10773; cath_funfam=1.10.1670.10,1.10.340.30; cog=COG0177; ko=KO:K10773; pfam=PF00730,PF10576; smart=SM00478,SM00525; superfamily=48150; tigrfam=TIGR01083), whose amino-acid sequence MTKKERYSKVIEWFQANMPIAETELHYNSPFQLLVAVILSAQCTDKRVNLVTPALFEAYPSPEVMAAATPEAIYEYIKSVSYPNNKTKHLVGMSKMLMEEFNGQLPSNIKDLMRLPGVGQKTANVIASIVFDIPAIAVDTHVFRVSNRIGLTNNSKTPAATEKELTKNIPKHLWAIAHHWLILHGRYVCVAKRPKCESCGLSNYCKEYKQNK is encoded by the coding sequence ATGACTAAAAAGGAGAGATATAGTAAGGTAATAGAATGGTTTCAGGCGAATATGCCTATTGCAGAAACAGAGTTACACTATAACTCTCCTTTTCAGTTATTGGTGGCTGTAATCCTTTCAGCACAATGCACCGATAAGAGAGTAAATTTGGTCACTCCTGCTCTATTCGAAGCCTATCCTTCTCCCGAAGTTATGGCAGCAGCAACTCCCGAAGCTATTTATGAATATATAAAGAGTGTGTCTTATCCAAACAATAAGACAAAACATTTGGTAGGTATGTCTAAGATGTTAATGGAAGAATTTAATGGACAGCTACCATCTAACATAAAGGATTTAATGCGATTGCCTGGAGTAGGACAGAAAACGGCTAATGTTATTGCCTCTATAGTATTTGACATTCCTGCTATAGCAGTAGACACACACGTGTTTAGAGTGTCTAATAGAATAGGGCTTACCAATAACTCTAAAACTCCAGCGGCAACCGAAAAAGAATTAACAAAGAATATCCCCAAGCATCTATGGGCTATAGCTCATCATTGGCTTATCTTACACGGGCGTTATGTTTGTGTAGCTAAAAGACCTAAATGCGAATCTTGTGGATTAAGTAACTATTGTAAAGAATATAAACAAAATAAATAA
- a CDS encoding phenylalanyl-tRNA synthetase alpha chain (product_source=KO:K01889; cath_funfam=3.30.930.10; cog=COG0016; ko=KO:K01889; pfam=PF01409,PF02912; superfamily=46589,55681; tigrfam=TIGR00468), producing the protein MINRIETLLAEVKDLKANSQEELEALRIKYLSKKGVVSSLMNDFREVAAEQKKELGQKLNVLKTQAQEKINELKESLENKETSDDNIDLTRTSYPYNVGTRHPLAVVQKQIVDIFSRLGFSIAEGPEIEDDWHVFSSLNFADDHPARDMQDTFFVQHGADILLRTHTSSVQTRVMETTEPPIRIMCPGRVYRNEAVSYRTLSAFHQLEALYIDKNVSFTDLKKVLMYFAKEMFGAETKIRLRPSYFPFTEPSAEMDISCNLCGGKGCPFCKHTGWVEIMGCGMVDPNVLENCGIDSKVYTGYALGMGIERISNLRYQVKDIRMFFENDVRFLKQFESAT; encoded by the coding sequence ATGATAAATAGAATAGAAACGCTTTTAGCTGAGGTAAAAGACTTGAAGGCAAATAGCCAAGAAGAGTTAGAAGCTTTAAGAATTAAATATTTAAGCAAGAAAGGTGTTGTGTCTTCTTTGATGAACGACTTCAGAGAAGTAGCTGCTGAACAGAAAAAAGAATTAGGACAGAAACTTAATGTTCTTAAAACTCAAGCACAAGAGAAGATAAACGAATTGAAAGAATCGTTGGAAAATAAAGAAACTTCAGACGATAATATTGATTTAACTCGTACGTCTTATCCTTATAATGTAGGAACTCGTCACCCATTGGCAGTAGTACAAAAGCAAATAGTAGATATATTCTCTCGCTTAGGTTTCTCAATAGCCGAAGGTCCTGAAATCGAAGACGATTGGCACGTGTTCTCTTCTCTTAACTTTGCCGATGACCACCCAGCTCGTGATATGCAAGACACTTTCTTTGTGCAACACGGAGCTGATATACTACTTAGAACTCACACATCTTCGGTGCAAACTCGAGTAATGGAGACTACAGAACCTCCAATTCGTATTATGTGTCCGGGAAGAGTTTACAGAAATGAAGCTGTGTCGTACAGAACGCTGTCTGCATTCCACCAATTAGAAGCTTTATATATTGATAAGAATGTATCGTTTACTGACTTGAAGAAAGTATTGATGTATTTTGCAAAGGAAATGTTTGGGGCAGAAACAAAGATACGTTTACGTCCTTCTTATTTCCCATTTACTGAGCCAAGTGCCGAGATGGATATTAGCTGTAATCTTTGTGGAGGCAAGGGCTGTCCTTTCTGTAAGCACACAGGTTGGGTAGAGATTATGGGTTGCGGTATGGTAGACCCTAACGTATTAGAAAATTGCGGTATAGATAGTAAAGTGTACACAGGATATGCTTTAGGTATGGGTATAGAACGTATCTCAAATCTAAGATATCAGGTGAAAGATATAAGAATGTTCTTCGAGAACGATGTTCGCTTCCTCAAACAATTTGAGTCGGCAACATAA
- a CDS encoding metallo-beta-lactamase family protein (product_source=KO:K07576; cath_funfam=3.60.15.10; cog=COG1236; ko=KO:K07576; pfam=PF07521,PF10996,PF16661; smart=SM00849,SM01027; superfamily=56281) has translation MKISFHGAARTVTGSKHLISLSNGKKVLLDCGMYQGMGPQTPALNKDFGFNAQDVTCVLLSHAHVDHSGLLPRLVKDGFTGKIYATQPTIDVAKVLLKDSAYIQKQDIYFLNKRRLEQGKELLEPLYTEEDVEKTIELFVPVAYETKTLHDENISFQFFNVGHILGSATIYVTLKEDNKKTTIAFSGDVGRYSDPILQSPKEFPQADYVVIESTYGDKVHSPMDTYAEDLLKNINETCVKKKGKLIIPAFSVGRTQEILFALNELELKNKLPDIKYYLDSPMSTKVTHIVKKHPETFNKTVQKIMLTDSDPFDFKGLEYISDKRESQALNTNYSPMVIISASGMAEAGRVKHHIANGIENWRNTILLIGYCEPQSLGGRLKHRPETVNIFGKQFDVKAEIKEIDSMSAHADYNDLSQYLACQDPSKVKRLFIVHGEYEVQKEFKKKLMKKGFLDIEIPERHQEFSI, from the coding sequence ATGAAGATATCTTTTCACGGAGCAGCAAGAACTGTTACAGGTAGTAAACATCTTATCTCGTTGAGTAATGGTAAGAAAGTTCTTTTAGATTGTGGTATGTATCAGGGTATGGGACCTCAAACTCCAGCCTTGAATAAAGATTTTGGCTTTAACGCTCAAGACGTTACTTGTGTTTTACTTTCGCACGCCCACGTCGATCATTCTGGGTTGTTACCCCGACTGGTAAAAGATGGCTTTACGGGTAAAATATATGCAACGCAGCCAACTATAGATGTTGCCAAGGTACTTCTTAAAGACTCGGCGTATATACAGAAGCAGGATATATACTTTCTTAACAAGAGACGGTTAGAGCAGGGCAAGGAACTGTTGGAACCTCTCTATACTGAAGAAGATGTTGAGAAAACTATTGAGCTTTTTGTTCCCGTAGCTTACGAAACGAAAACATTGCACGACGAAAATATTAGTTTCCAGTTCTTTAATGTTGGTCACATATTGGGAAGTGCAACTATATACGTTACGCTTAAAGAAGACAACAAGAAAACGACAATCGCTTTCAGTGGCGATGTGGGTCGTTATAGTGATCCGATTCTTCAGTCGCCTAAAGAATTTCCACAGGCCGATTACGTAGTTATTGAGTCGACCTATGGCGACAAAGTGCATTCGCCGATGGATACTTATGCCGAAGATTTACTTAAAAATATTAACGAGACTTGCGTTAAGAAGAAGGGTAAGCTTATTATTCCTGCCTTTAGCGTAGGCAGAACTCAAGAAATACTTTTCGCTCTTAACGAACTGGAACTTAAAAACAAACTACCCGATATAAAGTATTATTTGGATAGTCCGATGTCTACTAAGGTTACTCATATTGTAAAGAAGCACCCCGAAACTTTCAATAAAACCGTTCAAAAGATAATGCTTACAGATAGTGATCCTTTTGATTTCAAGGGGTTGGAGTATATATCTGATAAGCGAGAGTCGCAGGCTCTTAACACAAATTATTCGCCTATGGTAATAATCTCGGCTTCGGGAATGGCTGAGGCTGGTCGCGTGAAGCATCATATCGCTAACGGAATAGAAAACTGGCGCAACACCATACTGCTAATAGGTTATTGCGAGCCTCAATCTTTAGGCGGAAGATTGAAACATCGTCCTGAAACGGTTAATATATTTGGAAAGCAATTCGATGTTAAAGCCGAAATAAAGGAGATAGATTCTATGAGTGCTCACGCCGATTACAACGATTTAAGTCAATACTTAGCTTGTCAAGACCCGAGCAAAGTTAAACGCCTTTTTATTGTTCACGGAGAGTATGAAGTACAAAAAGAATTTAAGAAAAAACTTATGAAGAAGGGCTTCCTTGATATTGAGATACCAGAAAGACATCAAGAATTTAGTATATAA